Below is a genomic region from Sorghum bicolor cultivar BTx623 chromosome 9, Sorghum_bicolor_NCBIv3, whole genome shotgun sequence.
gtgcccacctttggcacatcatcttctttggaTATTGCCCCATATTTCTTATTgagaaatacccaaatctcatgggtggacttcatatccatgatctcaccaaatatattatctttcatagatgagtagaagatgttagtagcttggcaatcaagatgtaggcatttcttttgcgcttgagttgcaacctttttatcaattgcacaagaaaagcccacatctacgatccaccacatttgaggagaaataaacttaaaattgcattgcatccaatttctccaccgtgcaaagtgtgtgccatcaaaaatgtgtggacactcaacatctagcccataagccgccatcctctcgggtcggtgaagaccacaaatgagagacctagctctgataccacttgaagggtcgagatggcggactagaggggggtgaatagtcctttctaaaaaatattacgccggctaaccgaaacaaatgcggaattaaaactatcggtctagccaagactacacccctctaactaagttctctagcaccttgaaaagatcctaaacaagcaagcaaggtgctaccttagtgagagctcacctaaccaattctaggtgcaaggtcacacaaacctatgccactagtactttgcaaaccggggagcttctacacaactagtaagcaaaagcataaagctcctaagctcactagcaatgctcaataacaaggcaaccaatgccaaattagagagcacaaattacttagctacacaaactaagcaatgtgactaacaaggttacacaaaccaaattagtcacgcaagggaactacttctagctacacaaggaagaaggtaactagcaagctacacaagctaactaattataagagcaactacacaagcacaagtatatgaatgtaagaacaagcttgtgttagggacttgcaaaccaacgggaagaacaatgttgacacgatgattttctcctgaggttcacttggttgccaccaagctacgtccccgttgagacaagctccaaggttgccgccggttctcttgctagtggtgacccgcaagtcacactctcccacgtggagtgcttaccacaagctctagcacttgacccggccggaccacttgtcgctcttcacgtctcgctcaactagagttgctcttcgcgatccccgtggggtgagcaccgtacccctcacaatctcttctccggagcaccgcacaatctccttgcgtgcttcgacggagtcacaagccaccaagccgtctaggaggtggcaacctccaagagtaacaagcaccaccggcttgcaacacgaacacctagtgccactcgatccaatctctcaatgcaatgcactagaatcgctcactcacacaatcggatgttcactatcaagcatatgtgagttagaggctttactagcactccccaagcatggacactaagtcccaagggtgctcagcaccggccaaggccggccaccacttctatttatagccccaagggctaaactagccgttgccccttcactgggcaaaacacgtgggcaccggacgctcacagggagccaccggacgctccacaaGTAGCGcccggtgctcagctgaccgccacgtgtcactagccatttgaagtcgaccgttgccgccaacggctactgcgcacgtgcgcctgcacagcaccaccggacgctcaactagtccacaccggacgcgtccggtgcacaccggactcgtgcgcagagagctccgcaaactcgcacggtcaccggacgcaccctgagcgtccggtgctcaccagactcatgcgcagagagggtcgccaaaccgcccgcacaccggacgctgagcaccggactctctccggtgcgtccggtgcactctgctgcacccgacagcacaccggacgctaaaggccagcatccggtgcctccacacagagcgtccggtgagtgtttcctactgagaaacactcccgcgacttctccaaatttcccaccagcgcaatagaaaacatgcacttcattttctcaaaagcgccgaatgtgtaaacccatcctctctctaaccttcaaactccacctccttctcaaagtgtgccaacaccacaatgtgtaaaccaacaagtgcacagtgttagtattttcacaaacattttcccaaaggagttagcctctcaaacttgccacgccacttgatcctaacacgtatgcaaagttagatcgctcaagtggcactagatgaccgatatgcaaacaagtttgcccctcttgatagtacggccatctatcctaaatccggtcataaacttctctacacacctatgaccggtgaaatggaaatgccctaggttatacctttgcattGCACTTTCCATTGCATCTCATCCAATGTTGGTGCAACACATGCactaaccaatcaccaaatgatatgatccacttcatatcatcatgtgaccatattggttcatcgatcttgacctcacttgctcttcaccgttgcctcggtccatcggcgccaagtcttgctcaagcttcaccgtcacatgcggtccctcgcttcaaagcctccgacttgcccttcactcttgcaaccggtccatcgagccaagcctcatcttgatcttttccaccttggtcacatgactccatgtcatgtctcatatgcaatgagctcctccatcatatcATCACTGTGGACTAatatcctgtgtatctcacataaatactattagtccacctaagttgtcattcaattaccaaaaccaaacaaggacctttcaaaggTCCTTCTTGGTGAGCAAAGCCTCCACCCGAGTAACCTTGCCCTTGTACCTCTCAGCGGCGGCGCTCTGCTCCTGGGATTCTAGGGTAAGGtcgctgaccctcttctccaaGGGAGCGACCTTCTCCTGGGCTTCCCGAGCCTCGGTCACGAGATCCGAGCACTTTTGCCGAAGCTCGGTAGAGATCTCGCACTCCTTTGTGAGCTccccctcggccgcctcccGGGCAGCCTTCTCATTGTCGCAGGTCGCCCAAGCGTCTCGCTCCCCGCGGAGGAACACCGACTTCACCAAGGACGCGCCTTGGAGCGCCTGCAAGATTAGATGTTATGCAAGGAATCAATCTAAAGACACAAACAAAAGACACTTCACCGAAGGGAAGGAGACCCTACCTGGGCGAACTTGAACATGTCCCGGCTCACGAGCTTCGATGCCCGGTGGATCGCTTCAACACTAGCGCACCCGCACTCCTCAAGGCCCCGTCAGAGGTAGGCCTCCGATGGGTCGTCCAGGACGAACCTAGCCCTCCCCTCCGGGTCGTCAGGGTTGGGCCAGATCACGGGACTCTGATCCCAGGCCAtgctccctcctccctcccctGTGGGAGCCTCGGGTCGGGCCAAACCCTTCCCGTAAGGCCTTGCTGGGGGCACCGCACCGAGGTCTGTCTCAGCGTGACCAAGCTCAGCCTGACCGAGCCGGGACGCGCCCCCTAGATCCATGTCCCCTAAAGGGGGAATGACCCCGAGAGCCAGGACTGTTTCCTCCGGCTCCTGGGGCCTTGGCTCTTCCACCTCCTTCGCTGCGGGGTCCGGCGTCGTCCGCCCCGTCTCCTGCTCCCTTTCCTCATGGGGGCACTCGCCCTCTTCACGGTTCAAAGGGGGCGGCGACCTGGGTCTGGCCGACCCGGGGGTCGACAGTGCCCCCCTCTTCATGGCCTTCAGGGGTGTAAGCCCCACTGAAGCCACCTTGTGCTTCCGGCTGATGGAGAAACGACACGaattagaagaaagagaaaaacaaaaaaaaatatataaccaGATGTTGGCGTTTACCTCACCCACGGGGCAGCGCTCTTCTGGGAGCTCGGAGCTCCCTGGGCACCTCCCAGAGCACTCGGGGTCACCGGGCGAGCGCCCGTCTCCCCTGGAGAAGGCACGGGGGCTCCGATGGTCGTCTCGGCCCTCGACGCCTCAGCTGACCTCTCCGCCTCTGCCCCAGCTGCTGGACGGGGCTCGGTTGGGCCTTCCAGTGCCACTGGCTCCTGGGGCGCCTCGAGTCCTCCGCCCGGCGCCCTTTCCCCCTCCTGGGGACCCGGCGGGACTGAGCCCCCTTGCGGGGCTCCGTTCTCCTCATCATCGACAATAATATAGGGGGCGACTCTCACGCCTCCTGGAACTTGAGACCCCTCAGGGGCCTCTGACCCCCCTCGGGCCCTCGACCCCTCTAGGGCCTCGGTCCCCCCGCCAGCGGGGAGGATCccttcgtcctcgtcctcgtcctcatcctcctcgtcaGCAAGCTTGTTGAGCCAATGTGGCCCTTCTacgccctctatctccgagatcCAAGTCTCGGGAGACTCAGGCACGGGGAGCCCCTCTTTCTCCGCCTCCCGACGGCGTCTGTCAGAGGTCTCCTAATGTTTggccttcctcgccttctttgccttcttctcctccttggcCCTTTTCTGCTCCTCGTTCCGAGCCCGGTTTTTAGCCCGGAGCTCCTTGTCTTTAGGGACTGGGGCAGAGCGTACCGGACGATGCCCATCCCCTGCAAGCAAACAACAATCAAAACTAGGGCAAGGAAAGAGGGAAATCAAGGCAAAATCGAGGTCGGGGGTGATAACTTACCAGCGAGATGTCGCCCCTATCggggcgcatcggcaccacccgggaTTCCTTCAGATCCGAGGATATGGTCCTCGAAATCCGGGTGTCGATCTCCGTCGCGGACACCAGCGCCTCCAGCATCCGTGTCCTGACCTAGGGGGTCTCCAGGGTCATCTCCCACATAAACTCCATCCATTGCGCCAGAGGCAGTAGGCTCCGCTTGTGGAAAGCCAccgccaccgtggccgcggtcCCCGGCGCGACGGAGCTTCTTGAGGCCCGCGAGGAGGACGTCGAGCCTCTTTTGCTCGTCCGTGGGGGCACCCCGCCCCCACTTCTCGGGGCACTCGACCACCATCCTCCCGGTGTACTCTGGGAGAAGCCCACTGtcgttccggaggtagaaccatccGTTCTGCCATCCCCGGTTCGACGAGGGCATGACGCTCCGGATGTACAAGTGGGAGCGCGACTGACGGAGTTGCAGCGTGCAGCCGCCGGCCCTCAGGGGCCTCTTCTCCCCCCCTCATTGCGGCAGgacatctccgccttgaagaggtgaagctAGAGGAACCAGTGGGGAGGGATccccaggaacccctcgcaCACCGTGGCGAAAATTGTCGCTTGCATGATGGAGTTGGAGTtgaggttgtgcagctccaccccatagtaaTGGATGATGGCTCGGATGAGCCGGCCGGTGGGTGTTCTGAACCCCCGTTCCAGGAATGACAAGAAGCAGACCACATAGCCCggaggcgggtttggctccctgtcgctCACCGGgggaacgatccactccggcgcacCCTCATCGGTGATAGGGCGGAGAAGTCCGCCCTTCACACGCGCGTTCAGCGCAGCCTTGGTCACATTGCAGGGAGGCCACATGTCGTCCCCGGCCATGGCAGCGAGAAGGATTGGGTGCTTAGAGGAAGAAGGGGCAGTGGCGAGAGTTTTGAGACAAAGGCGGCAGATGAGCAAGGGCAGGTAAAAGGGTAAAGGACCCCCACGGCGGCTTTTATAGAAGGAGCACGCCACGGCTTCACCTCCCACAGAACGGATCAACGAGGAAAAGAGCAACCGCCGTCGGCCTCATTAACCAGGTGGAGTAACCAAAGCGCCCACCTCTCCCGATTCTCATGCCCACTGCGCCCACGCGCGCATTAAATACGCACACAAGGCGTCACGTCTGGCTCAGGCACAATGGCGCGGTCGCTCCGGCTCCCAATGCGAGtcgcctcaaaaggagcgcccCAAAAAGGATGTCAGGGTGGTTCCTTCCAAGGTAAGCGCCGCCCGACCCCCTACTGCGACCGAACCAAGAATTAGGGCGGTTCCTTTCAGGGCAAGCTCTGTCTCGCCCAACCCCCCTGCTGCAACCGATCCGAGAACTCTCAAGGtaaaaatccccaggccatggccacctacgttccagaggttgcgagacggACCCACCGAGagggttcgaacagtcgcctcaagATAACCGAGCAAGGGATGACCGAGGATGAGCACATAGAGGCCATGGTCCGAACCCCCTAGGGGATCAGCACATCTTTATAAGTCGTATCCGAGACCTATGTGGGTGTCacgtgagtgggatcccatcgagggaggcaccgagccctcAGAACCTatcgaacggttccgacatccaccgtgattgccctcgggtattttgagatgtgcccatagggccacaagccgacccctatcgaatgggactcggacatccacttggatttaCCCACTTGCAGCTCCCTGGGAACGTCgatactcgcccatcgagggtagtacggcgccACCCATCCCTCCTCCGAGCAAAAGGATGAATGAGGGGCGTAACGACAAGAcgggaaagaacctgatcgacccttgtggggagagggctcgggggcttcccgTATAAGGGGAACAGGCACTGCGTGTAAAGAACGCGTAACCTACCCTTCAAATACTCCCGGTGATAATGCTAAGgagtaaaagcctttgaaggaatagcaccattcctccaaaaggctcagGGGCTACACctggcgggtgcgctcgcgcgcaccccccgGAGGAAATAAGAAACTCCGTTTCAACAAGATTGTCCCTTAAAAAGAGCCTCTGAAAGGGTGCCTTCACCCCtccaaaggctcgggggctactgttgggtagcATAAAAAGGGATCCCCAAATCAGGGGAATAAAAATCGCAAAAAAAGGGATAAGGCAAGCACCTGAGAGTACCTAGGCTCGGGCGCAAGCTCTGTCTCGCCTGACCCCTTGACCTCGGACGTAGACGGGTCGGGCGCAaacaccgcctcgcccgagcctCCACCTCGGAGCCAGGCTTCCAACGCACGACGGCCGTACCCCTGATGTGACATTCGCTATGACCCCCATGCTGCGGCAGGGCACGACGGCAACTATTCCAACCACTCTAGTCACTgtgtagccttacctctttcactgtgaagTACCGCCTCACAATAAAAGAGGTATGGAAGAGATTAACCTGCGTCACTGTGGCTGTCTTTTCTACTATTACAGGACACGCTGTAGTATCACCGACCCGACCCCCACGACCTCAACAGGGCTCGGCAACCCTCCACAGGAGCGGCCATGCTGTCAACAATGCCCCGAGGATGAGATGGGCAAGCCTCCACAGGGTTGGAACTATTACTTCACCATTTACTAGGGGTAGATCACCAGTCAGCACATGTAAAAACCCTGCGACCCCTtgtggctataaaaggggagccagggcacaCATCCAAGGCACGCTCACAACACTAGAATACAAGGCAAGACCACACACACATTCCAGAGTAGCAAGCACTACTCTGTCCACCACGCAAAGtcgagacttgggacttagccctctctcgcaaccagcttgtacacccctactacaagcactctcgggtgcaaggcaatatagGCTCCGACACTCACACTAGACGTAGGGCACacttagcccgaaccagtataattccctatgttccacttgcatcaccattcagGTTTAGGAGGACACGCAGACTTATTACTCGTTAGTGTCTAGACGACGAGTCTACACGCCGACATGTGGGCAGTCATATCATATGGCGACCTTAAGCAGATGCACCTCGAGATTCATGTCCATCCACCTTGGCGGCCTAAGCCTCCGAGAGGTCAAGCAAGGGCCTCAGTGAGTTTCGACCAGCGCGGTGCAGCCGGTGGGACATGCAGGAGCCCATCGGTAGAATAGATCTAGGATGGTCGTCCCTCTCCCAACTCGTCTTAGGGCCGGGCTTGGAGCCGGCTAGCGAGAGCATCGAGTCGAAGCGGGTTGAGGCCACCCAATTTTTTACTTTTTAgcctttttttgaaaaaaaatcacaTTTAACCCCCTCTAAAACTTAAACTCATGTTTGGATCTAGTGGGTCGGCGCTAGGACTCGTGGCTCCGAGGTTAAACATCTCGACGCCACAAATCTTGGCTCTAAGGTGGTTACTCGCGTACAAAGTGGCAGCATATGTGGCGATGACATGGCTAGTACCTCGGAGCCATAGATCTTGGCTCTGAGCTCGGAGCCACAGATCTTGGCGCCGAGCTCGGAGCCAAGATCTATGGCTCCGAGCTCTAATTTAAGAATCACGCCTTAGCTTCCCTGCCCGATCGTGGTCTTATTGTTATacctctgttgggtattcttaacatcattaccaaaagtagactaagttctctaaatctagtaacggtgccaaaaatgccaaacctatccctcacaccacttaagccaagttgtcatccccagcatgacatgagagacgcggtattgaaatatgcaattgctcttctaaataaataatgaaagggatctgcaagcgcacagattaataccgatgcagcattttaaccgggaagtattccaggtatcgttatttacatttttaccactgggaaggg
It encodes:
- the LOC110430459 gene encoding collagen alpha-2(I) chain-like, with protein sequence MPSSNRGWQNGWFYLRNDSGLLPEYTGRMVVECPEKWGRGAPTDEQKRLDVLLAGLKKLRRAGDRGHGGGGFPQAEPTASGAMDGVYVGDDPGDPLGQDTDAGGAGVRDGDRHPDFEDHILGSEGIPGGDGHRPVRSAPVPKDKELRAKNRARNEEQKRAKEEKKAKKIEGVEGPHWLNKLADEEDEDEDEDEGILPAGGGTEALEGSRARGGSEAPEGSQVPGGVRVAPYIIVDDEENGAPQGGSVPPGPQEGERAPGGGLEAPQEPVALEGPTEPRPAAGAEAERSAEASRAETTIGAPVPSPGETGARPVTPSALGGAQGAPSSQKSAAPWVSRKHKVASVGLTPLKAMKRGALSTPGSARPRSPPPLNREEGECPHEEREQETGRTTPDPAAKEVEEPRPQEPEETVLALGVIPPLGDMDLGGASRLGQAELGHAETDLGAVPPARPYGKGLARPEAPTGEGGGSMAWDQSPVIWPNPDDPEGRARFVLDDPSEAYL